The following are encoded in a window of Arcobacter arenosus genomic DNA:
- a CDS encoding outer membrane lipoprotein-sorting protein, translating to MKKLLITSLFLSSIFSINILAQNILEQVDEKMAPGSSESYKKLVNIEPDGTKKEFLLYQARKGSNKMVSAFLKPESEKGRTTLRVDDNMWLYLPDVGRAIRITSMQSVIGGVFNNSDIMRLDFATEYDIVSQKDNDNEILVETKAKTDTVAYDKLLMKIDKKTMTPKEIECYASTGMLIKTLYYKDIKDFGNGIVRPAVMETKSPLYKGYTSIMVYGKIEPKEFSDEAFTLDNLSKVENLRR from the coding sequence ATGAAAAAATTATTAATTACATCTTTATTTTTAAGTTCAATATTTTCAATTAATATCCTTGCTCAAAATATACTTGAACAAGTTGATGAAAAAATGGCACCTGGAAGTAGTGAAAGCTACAAAAAATTAGTAAATATAGAACCAGATGGAACAAAAAAAGAGTTTTTACTTTATCAAGCAAGAAAAGGCAGTAATAAAATGGTATCTGCTTTTTTAAAACCAGAGTCTGAAAAAGGAAGAACAACTTTAAGAGTTGATGATAATATGTGGCTTTATCTTCCAGATGTTGGAAGAGCAATTAGAATCACTTCAATGCAAAGTGTTATAGGTGGTGTTTTTAATAACTCAGATATTATGAGATTAGATTTTGCAACAGAATATGATATAGTCTCTCAAAAAGATAATGATAATGAAATCTTAGTTGAAACAAAAGCTAAAACAGATACTGTTGCCTATGATAAATTATTAATGAAAATAGATAAAAAAACAATGACTCCAAAAGAGATAGAGTGCTATGCTTCTACAGGAATGTTGATAAAAACTTTATACTATAAAGATATAAAAGATTTTGGAAATGGAATAGTTAGACCAGCTGTAATGGAAACAAAAAGTCCACTTTATAAAGGTTATACTTCAATTATGGTTTATGGAAAAATTGAACCAAAAGAGTTTAGTGATGAAGCATTTACTTTAGATAACTTATCAAAAGTTGAAAATCTAAGAAGATAG